In Nocardioides cavernae, a single genomic region encodes these proteins:
- the murI gene encoding glutamate racemase produces the protein MPTPTPRETADAPIGIFDSGFGGLTVARSVIDQLPHESVVYLGDTARQPYGQKPIGEVREYALECLDHLYERGVKALVIACNSASAAMLRDARERYDVPVVEVILPAARRAAAATRNQRVGVICTRATASSMAYDDAFAAAPHLDLHIRACPRFVEFVEQGVTGGDELLAAAHDYLDPLAEAGVDTLILGCTHYPLLTGVISYVMGDQVTLVSSAEECAKDVYKMLAGTGLMRPGGEASYTFSTTGSPDDFATIGRRFLGSELLGATQFAGGRG, from the coding sequence GTGCCGACGCCCACGCCGCGAGAGACCGCCGACGCCCCGATCGGCATCTTCGACTCCGGCTTCGGTGGGCTGACCGTCGCGCGCTCCGTCATCGACCAGCTCCCGCACGAGTCGGTCGTCTACCTCGGCGACACCGCGCGCCAGCCCTACGGCCAGAAGCCCATCGGCGAGGTCCGCGAGTACGCCCTCGAGTGCCTCGACCACCTCTACGAGCGCGGCGTGAAGGCGCTGGTCATCGCGTGCAACTCCGCCAGTGCCGCGATGCTGCGCGATGCCCGCGAGCGCTACGACGTACCCGTCGTCGAGGTGATCCTCCCGGCGGCCCGGCGCGCGGCCGCGGCCACGCGCAACCAGCGGGTCGGGGTGATCTGCACGCGCGCCACCGCCAGCTCCATGGCGTACGACGACGCCTTCGCCGCGGCGCCGCACCTCGACCTGCACATCCGGGCCTGCCCGCGCTTCGTCGAGTTCGTCGAGCAGGGCGTCACCGGCGGCGACGAGCTGCTGGCCGCTGCCCACGACTACCTCGACCCGCTGGCCGAGGCCGGGGTCGACACGCTGATCCTCGGCTGCACCCACTACCCGCTGCTGACCGGCGTCATCTCCTACGTGATGGGCGACCAGGTCACCCTGGTCAGCTCGGCGGAGGAGTGCGCCAAGGACGTCTACAAGATGCTCGCCGGCACCGGCCTGATGCGTCCAGGCGGCGAGGCGAGCTACACCTTCTCCACCACTGGCAGCCCCGACGACTTCGCCACGATCGGCCGCCGCTTCCTCGGCTCGGAGCTGCTCGGGGCGACGCAGTTCGCCGGGGGACGCGGATGA
- a CDS encoding DUF3152 domain-containing protein, giving the protein MDRAPRLLRLTVAIVPLVLTVLAAPAHATGEDASEHRRATPTPTQPTVEAYAVPVSRRVTYSVTTRGRVTSSMKVFRRQAQQTFDHPRGWRAAGVQFRRVRRGGDFTLVLAAAGTLPSFSSGCSVQWSCRVGRHVVINQLRWTHASPAWNRAGRSLRDYRHLVVNHETGHWLGRGHASCHGRGRAPVMMQQSKGTGGCRFNPWPLAREAAAVRRR; this is encoded by the coding sequence GTGGACCGAGCGCCCCGCCTCCTGCGACTCACCGTCGCGATCGTGCCGCTCGTCCTGACGGTCCTCGCCGCTCCTGCCCACGCGACCGGCGAGGACGCCAGCGAGCACCGGCGCGCGACCCCGACGCCGACGCAACCGACCGTGGAGGCGTACGCCGTCCCGGTGAGCCGCCGCGTCACCTATTCCGTCACCACCCGCGGACGGGTGACGTCGTCGATGAAGGTGTTCCGCCGCCAGGCCCAGCAGACCTTCGACCACCCGCGCGGCTGGCGCGCGGCCGGTGTCCAGTTCCGCCGGGTGCGGCGGGGCGGTGACTTCACCCTCGTGCTCGCCGCGGCCGGCACGCTGCCGTCGTTCTCGTCGGGATGCTCGGTGCAGTGGTCGTGCCGAGTGGGGCGGCACGTCGTGATCAACCAGCTGCGGTGGACCCATGCCTCCCCGGCCTGGAACCGTGCGGGTCGGTCGCTGCGCGACTACCGGCACCTGGTCGTCAACCACGAGACCGGCCACTGGCTGGGGCGTGGGCACGCCTCGTGCCACGGGCGCGGCCGGGCGCCGGTGATGATGCAGCAGTCCAAGGGCACCGGCGGGTGCCGCTTCAACCCGTGGCCGTTGGCCAGGGAGGCCGCGGCGGTCAGGCGACGCTGA
- a CDS encoding alkaline phosphatase family protein produces the protein MRTALASLLACSAIGLCPASAPAQVPSGDPLPSTPRVSADNPIDSVVAISVDGLNTDALGKLGPARTPHLHDLMDSGASTLNARTEHELTITLPNHTGMVTGRRIEAVTGGHGVTWNDDRRRPATVQAAAGQRVESVFTQVSAAGGSTALFASKTKFSLWKRSWPLSIDTTRIQLDNTRLARSVRRDLRDNERAFRFVHLSLPDAAGHEYGFMSPRYLRAVQQVDALVGSIVDAVRDDTELVGRTAIILTSDHGGLGASHSDARRLANFRVAFMVAGPGVPAGADLYELNADDYRDPGKRRTTYSQSPQPVRNGDLANLTLDLLDLPAVPGSEHNSNLDLDVSPPPA, from the coding sequence ATGCGTACCGCGCTCGCCTCCCTGCTCGCCTGCTCCGCCATCGGGTTGTGCCCGGCGTCCGCCCCGGCCCAGGTGCCCTCCGGCGACCCGCTGCCGAGCACCCCGCGCGTCTCCGCCGACAACCCCATCGACTCGGTCGTGGCCATCTCGGTCGACGGGCTCAACACCGATGCCCTCGGCAAGCTCGGACCCGCGCGCACACCCCACCTGCACGACCTCATGGACTCCGGCGCGTCGACGCTCAACGCCCGCACCGAGCACGAGCTCACCATCACCCTGCCCAACCACACCGGGATGGTGACCGGCCGCCGCATCGAGGCCGTGACCGGTGGCCACGGGGTGACCTGGAACGACGACCGACGCCGTCCCGCGACCGTCCAGGCGGCAGCCGGGCAGCGCGTCGAGTCGGTCTTCACCCAGGTCTCCGCTGCCGGCGGGTCGACCGCCCTCTTCGCCAGCAAGACCAAGTTCTCCCTGTGGAAGCGCAGCTGGCCGCTCTCCATCGACACCACCCGCATCCAGCTCGACAACACGCGCCTGGCCCGGTCGGTGCGGCGCGACCTGCGCGACAACGAGCGCGCGTTCCGATTCGTGCACCTGTCGCTCCCCGACGCCGCCGGTCACGAGTACGGCTTCATGTCCCCGCGCTACCTGCGCGCGGTCCAGCAGGTCGATGCCCTCGTCGGCTCGATCGTCGACGCCGTCCGCGACGACACCGAGCTCGTCGGCCGCACCGCGATCATCCTCACCAGCGACCACGGCGGTCTCGGCGCGAGCCACTCCGACGCCCGCCGCCTGGCCAACTTCCGCGTCGCCTTCATGGTGGCCGGACCGGGCGTCCCGGCAGGCGCGGACCTCTACGAGCTCAACGCCGACGACTACCGCGACCCCGGCAAGCGGCGCACGACCTACAGCCAGTCCCCGCAGCCGGTCCGCAACGGCGACCTGGCGAACCTCACGCTCGACCTCCTCGACCTCCCGGCCGTCCCGGGAAGTGAGCACAACTCCAACCTCGACCTCGACGTCTCACCCCCGCCTGCCTGA
- a CDS encoding PLP-dependent cysteine synthase family protein, translating to MTRYDDLLASVGNTPLVGLPRLSPSPDVRLWAKLEDRNPTGSIKDRPALRMIEQAEKDGVLRPGCTILEPTSGNTGISLAMAAKLKGYRIVCVMPENTSEERRQLLRMWGAEIVSSPAAGGSNEAVRVAKQVAGEHPDWVMLYQYGNEANALAHEEGTGPEILADLPDITHFVAGLGTTGTLMGVSRFFRGAKPDVRIVAAEPRYGELVYGLRNLDEGFVPELYDASLIDSRFSVGPRDAVRRVRELLELEGIFAGISTGAILHAALGQAAKAVRAGESADIAFVVCDGGWKYLSTGAYEGTIDEAEDRLDGQLWA from the coding sequence GTGACGCGCTACGACGACCTGCTCGCCTCCGTCGGCAACACCCCGCTCGTGGGGCTGCCGCGGCTCTCGCCCAGCCCCGACGTACGCCTCTGGGCCAAGCTGGAGGACCGCAACCCGACCGGGTCGATCAAGGACCGTCCGGCCCTGCGGATGATCGAGCAGGCCGAGAAGGACGGCGTCCTGCGGCCGGGGTGCACGATCCTCGAGCCGACCAGCGGCAACACCGGCATCTCGCTCGCGATGGCCGCCAAGCTCAAGGGCTACCGCATCGTCTGCGTGATGCCGGAGAACACCTCCGAGGAGCGCCGCCAGCTGCTGCGGATGTGGGGCGCGGAGATCGTCTCCTCGCCCGCCGCCGGCGGGAGCAACGAGGCCGTCCGCGTCGCGAAGCAGGTCGCGGGGGAGCACCCCGACTGGGTGATGCTCTACCAGTACGGCAACGAGGCCAACGCCCTCGCGCACGAGGAGGGCACCGGCCCGGAGATCCTCGCCGACCTCCCGGACATCACCCACTTCGTCGCCGGGCTCGGCACGACCGGGACGCTCATGGGGGTCTCCCGCTTCTTCCGGGGTGCCAAGCCCGACGTGCGGATCGTGGCGGCCGAGCCGCGCTACGGCGAGCTCGTCTACGGCTTGCGCAACCTCGACGAGGGATTCGTCCCGGAGCTCTACGACGCCTCGCTGATCGACTCGCGCTTCAGCGTCGGCCCGCGCGACGCCGTACGCCGGGTGCGTGAGCTGCTCGAGCTCGAGGGGATCTTCGCCGGCATCTCGACCGGCGCGATCCTGCACGCCGCGCTCGGCCAGGCCGCGAAGGCCGTCAGGGCCGGGGAGAGCGCCGACATCGCGTTCGTCGTGTGCGACGGCGGGTGGAAGTACCTCTCGACCGGCGCCTACGAGGGCACGATCGACGAGGCCGAGGACAGGCTCGACGGGCAGCTCTGGGCGTAG
- a CDS encoding MBL fold metallo-hydrolase, with translation MRLTIVGCSGSYPGPESAASCYLLEAEEGGRTWRILLDLGNGALGHLHRHTDPLGIDAVFLSHLHADHCLDLCGYYVMRKYHPTGAQPQIPVWGPAGTAERMARAYDLPVDPGMTEEFAFHGYGDDGGVVELGPFRVEARRVVHPVAAYALRVTASGRTLVYSGDTGPCPELDEVAVGADLLLAEASFRSVDDNPPDLHMTGADCGRTASRAGVGRLVLTHVPPWHDPADAEAEARAEWSGPVELARAGATYDI, from the coding sequence ATGAGGCTGACCATCGTCGGGTGCTCGGGTTCCTACCCCGGCCCCGAGTCCGCGGCGAGCTGCTACCTCCTCGAGGCCGAGGAAGGTGGGCGCACCTGGCGGATCCTGCTCGACCTCGGCAACGGCGCCCTCGGCCACCTGCACCGCCACACCGACCCGCTCGGGATCGACGCGGTCTTCCTCAGCCACCTCCACGCCGACCACTGCCTCGACCTCTGCGGCTACTACGTGATGCGCAAGTACCACCCCACCGGTGCGCAGCCGCAGATCCCCGTCTGGGGGCCGGCCGGCACGGCCGAGCGGATGGCGCGGGCCTACGACCTGCCGGTCGACCCCGGCATGACCGAGGAGTTCGCGTTCCACGGCTACGGGGACGACGGCGGGGTCGTGGAGCTGGGTCCGTTCCGCGTCGAGGCACGCCGGGTGGTCCACCCCGTCGCCGCCTACGCCCTGCGGGTCACCGCCAGCGGTCGGACGCTCGTCTACTCCGGCGACACCGGGCCGTGCCCGGAGCTCGACGAGGTGGCGGTCGGGGCCGACCTGCTGCTGGCAGAGGCGTCGTTCCGCAGCGTCGACGACAACCCGCCCGATCTCCACATGACCGGTGCCGACTGCGGGCGTACGGCGTCGCGCGCCGGGGTCGGGCGCCTGGTGCTGACCCACGTCCCGCCGTGGCACGACCCGGCCGACGCGGAGGCCGAGGCCCGCGCCGAGTGGTCGGGCCCGGTCGAGCTGGCCCGCGCCGGCGCGACGTACGACATCTAG
- a CDS encoding MoaD/ThiS family protein yields the protein MAIEVRIPTILRTYTDGAKAVDASGATLTALIDDLEGNHPGIKGRLIENGDLRRFVNVYINDEDVRFIGGLEAELSDGDQVVVLPAVAGG from the coding sequence ATGGCCATCGAGGTCCGGATCCCCACCATCCTGCGCACCTACACCGACGGTGCCAAGGCCGTCGACGCCTCGGGAGCGACGCTCACCGCGCTCATCGACGACCTCGAGGGCAACCACCCCGGCATCAAGGGCCGCCTCATCGAGAACGGCGACCTGCGCCGCTTCGTCAACGTCTACATCAACGACGAGGACGTCCGCTTCATCGGCGGCCTCGAGGCCGAGCTCTCCGACGGCGACCAGGTCGTCGTCCTGCCGGCCGTCGCCGGCGGGTGA
- a CDS encoding MFS transporter: MSLPQLQAPLTRRGIPLERDLRVLALGSFANRFGAGAVMTTSALYFTRQVGFSAAEVALALAVAAVVGILVQVPAGQLGDSHGPRRVLTICMVGAALTSALPVLARTPWQLALLLALLTLFERSAGSVQQGVIAQLATGGRGVQFKAYLRAVTNTAIGLGSVFGGAALVVDEPWAYISVFVLNAVFTGFAAWNSTRLPDLPAYVRLEGEPRLAVLRDWPYVVVVALTGLFSLHFFVMELGLALYISERTAAPPVMVAVLLVLNTACVALFQVRLSRRADSVEAGARALVRGAVWIAAGFAIVALADRGDATFAVVVLVVGSLVHVVGEMIGSGGQWGLQMGLAPHERQGQYQGFAGLGFSVIAVVGPPLVTLLCVEMGETGWLVLAALMLGVALVSVPASRWALASRERYGVLTHSG, translated from the coding sequence ATGTCGTTGCCGCAACTGCAGGCGCCGCTGACGCGCCGCGGCATCCCGCTCGAGCGCGACCTGCGGGTGCTGGCGCTCGGCTCGTTCGCCAACCGCTTCGGTGCCGGCGCGGTCATGACGACCAGCGCGCTCTACTTCACCCGACAGGTGGGCTTCAGCGCCGCCGAGGTCGCCCTCGCGCTGGCGGTCGCCGCCGTCGTCGGGATCCTCGTCCAGGTGCCGGCCGGCCAGCTCGGCGACAGCCACGGGCCGCGCCGGGTGCTGACGATCTGCATGGTGGGCGCCGCCCTCACGAGCGCGCTGCCCGTCCTGGCTCGTACGCCGTGGCAGCTCGCGCTGCTTTTGGCGCTGCTCACCCTCTTCGAGCGCTCGGCCGGCTCGGTCCAGCAGGGCGTCATCGCGCAGCTCGCCACCGGCGGGCGCGGAGTGCAGTTCAAGGCCTACCTGCGGGCGGTGACCAACACCGCGATCGGGCTGGGCTCGGTCTTCGGCGGCGCTGCGCTCGTCGTTGACGAGCCGTGGGCCTACATCTCGGTGTTCGTGCTCAACGCCGTCTTCACCGGCTTCGCGGCGTGGAACAGCACCCGCCTCCCCGACCTGCCGGCGTACGTCCGGCTCGAGGGCGAGCCCCGCCTTGCCGTGCTGCGCGACTGGCCCTACGTGGTCGTGGTCGCGCTGACGGGGCTGTTCTCGCTCCACTTCTTCGTGATGGAGCTCGGCCTGGCGCTCTACATCTCCGAGCGCACGGCGGCACCGCCGGTGATGGTCGCGGTCCTCCTCGTCCTCAACACGGCCTGCGTCGCGCTCTTCCAGGTGCGGCTCTCGCGCCGGGCCGACTCCGTCGAGGCCGGCGCCCGGGCGCTGGTCCGCGGCGCGGTGTGGATCGCCGCCGGCTTCGCGATCGTCGCCCTCGCCGACCGCGGCGACGCGACGTTCGCCGTCGTCGTGCTCGTCGTCGGGTCGCTGGTGCACGTCGTGGGCGAGATGATCGGTTCCGGCGGCCAGTGGGGCCTCCAGATGGGACTCGCGCCGCACGAGCGGCAGGGCCAGTACCAGGGCTTCGCCGGGCTCGGCTTCAGCGTGATCGCCGTCGTCGGCCCCCCGCTCGTGACGCTGCTGTGCGTCGAGATGGGCGAGACCGGCTGGCTGGTGCTGGCCGCCCTGATGCTGGGCGTCGCGCTGGTCTCGGTGCCCGCCTCGCGCTGGGCGCTCGCCTCGCGGGAGCGCTACGGCGTGCTCACGCACTCCGGCTGA
- a CDS encoding Mov34/MPN/PAD-1 family protein: MLTIAQEIYDAIVAHAKRDHPDEACGVVAGPEGTDRAERFIPMVNAAGSPTFYEFDSSELLALYKDMDARDEEPVVVYHSHTATEAYPSRTDIGLASEPNAHYVLVSTREHGNSDGPVEFRSYRIIDGVVTEEEVATTPPQQTQEESTP, from the coding sequence GTGCTGACCATCGCCCAGGAGATCTACGACGCCATCGTGGCGCACGCCAAGCGCGACCACCCCGACGAGGCGTGCGGTGTCGTCGCGGGCCCCGAGGGCACCGATCGCGCCGAGCGGTTCATCCCGATGGTCAACGCCGCCGGCAGCCCGACGTTCTACGAGTTCGACTCCTCCGAGCTGCTGGCGCTCTACAAGGACATGGACGCTCGCGACGAGGAGCCGGTGGTCGTCTACCACTCCCACACCGCCACCGAGGCCTACCCCAGTCGCACCGACATCGGCCTCGCCAGTGAGCCCAACGCCCACTACGTGCTCGTCAGCACACGCGAGCACGGGAATAGCGACGGCCCGGTGGAGTTCAGGTCCTACAGAATCATCGACGGAGTCGTGACCGAGGAAGAGGTCGCGACCACGCCTCCCCAGCAAACCCAGGAAGAGAGCACCCCCTGA
- a CDS encoding CotH kinase family protein — translation MPLLKKISVATALAVAASTVVLSPASGNEPSRTDRAAAVIGWPPAPPTQLVIDTAGAVIDREDYVPGTVTLDGVTRVTEVRGRGNSTWGWAKKPYKLKLEEDAALVGSREYDEWVLLAGYADRSSLRTAAAFAIAAQTRLQWTPRFRFVEVVLNGQSQGLYLLTEQVEEGKGRVDLPDDGYLLEINQRYLRDDEPGFRTRRGTPVAFKDPDEVTKRQRREVRRAVSRFEKVLYGPDFADPDTGYAAYVNVRKLIDWYLVEELFANQDSNFQSSVHFSWVPGKRFVFGPVWDFDLSAGSRWRASSQPDTWVTRVGRHWVARMLEDPAFSARVKSRWARLKPVARQVVSEIPAAAATLAPAAEADWAQWHASGDLEWTHHGRDRQAEVEFLADWLTRRIQWLSSNEVRLGGIRQRTEERARTVWVPVRLQSPPSAAVDVSWTVQPGTATAAEDFVAGTGQVSFAPGQTERYVPVEVLDDRVAEGRETVLITLTGASGGVVVGSPSTTTLVIAANTR, via the coding sequence ATGCCCTTGCTGAAGAAGATCTCCGTCGCGACCGCGCTCGCCGTGGCCGCCTCGACCGTCGTGCTCTCCCCGGCCTCCGGGAACGAGCCCTCGCGCACCGACCGGGCAGCCGCCGTGATCGGCTGGCCGCCGGCCCCGCCGACCCAGCTGGTCATCGACACCGCGGGTGCCGTCATCGACCGCGAGGACTACGTGCCCGGCACCGTCACCCTGGACGGTGTCACCCGGGTCACCGAGGTCCGCGGGCGGGGCAACTCGACCTGGGGCTGGGCCAAGAAGCCCTACAAGCTCAAGCTGGAGGAGGACGCCGCCCTGGTCGGGTCGCGGGAGTACGACGAGTGGGTGCTCCTCGCCGGCTACGCCGACCGCAGCTCGCTGCGGACGGCCGCGGCGTTCGCGATCGCGGCGCAGACCCGGTTGCAGTGGACCCCGCGCTTCCGTTTCGTCGAGGTCGTCCTCAACGGCCAGTCGCAGGGTCTCTACCTGCTCACCGAGCAGGTGGAGGAGGGCAAGGGACGCGTCGACCTCCCCGACGACGGCTACCTGCTGGAGATCAACCAGCGCTACCTCCGCGACGACGAGCCCGGCTTCCGCACCCGTCGCGGGACGCCCGTGGCCTTCAAGGACCCGGACGAGGTCACGAAGCGGCAGCGCCGCGAGGTCCGGCGCGCGGTGTCGCGGTTCGAGAAGGTCCTCTACGGCCCCGACTTCGCCGATCCCGACACCGGCTACGCGGCGTACGTCAACGTCCGCAAGCTCATCGACTGGTACCTCGTCGAGGAACTGTTCGCCAACCAGGACTCCAACTTCCAGTCGAGCGTGCACTTCAGCTGGGTGCCCGGCAAGCGCTTCGTCTTCGGTCCCGTCTGGGACTTCGACCTCAGCGCGGGCAGTCGTTGGCGTGCGTCCTCCCAGCCCGACACGTGGGTGACCCGGGTCGGGCGCCACTGGGTGGCCCGGATGCTCGAGGACCCGGCCTTCTCCGCGCGGGTCAAGAGCCGGTGGGCCAGGCTCAAGCCGGTCGCGCGCCAGGTGGTCTCCGAGATCCCGGCCGCAGCGGCGACGCTGGCCCCGGCCGCCGAGGCCGACTGGGCCCAGTGGCACGCCTCGGGCGACCTGGAGTGGACCCACCACGGCCGCGACCGCCAGGCCGAGGTCGAGTTCCTCGCGGACTGGCTCACCCGACGTATCCAGTGGCTCAGCAGCAACGAGGTGCGGCTCGGCGGCATCCGGCAGCGCACCGAGGAGCGGGCACGCACGGTGTGGGTGCCGGTGCGGCTGCAGTCGCCCCCCTCCGCGGCCGTGGACGTGTCCTGGACCGTGCAGCCCGGCACCGCCACCGCAGCCGAGGACTTCGTCGCCGGCACCGGCCAGGTGAGCTTCGCGCCCGGACAGACCGAGCGCTACGTCCCCGTCGAAGTCCTCGACGACCGGGTCGCCGAGGGTCGCGAGACCGTGCTGATCACGCTCACCGGCGCCTCCGGCGGCGTGGTGGTGGGATCACCGTCGACGACCACTCTGGTCATCGCTGCCAACACCCGATGA
- a CDS encoding response regulator — MDRVIRVLLVDDDPLVRSALTLMLGGQSDIEVVGEASNGEAGLAQVAEHRPDVVLMDIRMPVMDGLEATRVLHSRPSPPAVVVLTTFDADDHVLSAVAAGADGFLLKDTPPGDIVGAIRTVAAGDAMLSPSATRSLVSRLRNTSPTDRTTTAADRLTVLTERELEVAVCVGRGLSNSEIASELYLSIPTVKSHVSRLLTKLDATNRVQVAMVVHDAGLV; from the coding sequence GTGGACCGCGTGATCCGCGTGCTGCTCGTCGACGACGACCCGCTGGTCCGTTCGGCGCTGACCCTGATGCTCGGCGGGCAGTCCGACATCGAGGTCGTCGGCGAGGCCTCCAACGGCGAGGCCGGCCTGGCCCAGGTCGCCGAGCACCGGCCCGACGTCGTGCTGATGGACATCCGGATGCCGGTGATGGACGGGTTGGAGGCGACGCGCGTCCTGCACTCGCGACCGTCCCCACCCGCCGTCGTCGTGCTCACGACGTTCGATGCCGACGACCACGTGCTGAGCGCCGTCGCGGCGGGCGCCGACGGCTTCCTGCTGAAGGACACCCCGCCCGGCGACATCGTCGGGGCGATCCGCACGGTGGCGGCAGGTGACGCGATGCTGTCGCCGTCCGCGACCCGCAGCCTGGTCTCCCGGCTGCGCAACACCTCACCGACCGACCGCACCACGACCGCCGCCGACCGGCTGACGGTGCTGACCGAGCGCGAGCTCGAGGTCGCCGTGTGCGTCGGCCGCGGGCTCAGCAACTCCGAGATCGCCTCGGAGCTCTACCTGTCGATCCCCACCGTGAAGTCGCACGTCTCCCGCCTCCTGACCAAGCTCGACGCCACCAACCGCGTTCAGGTCGCGATGGTCGTGCACGACGCCGGGCTGGTCTGA
- a CDS encoding DUF429 domain-containing protein has product MSPVPDFVLALRDKIGHDPLWLPGVTAVVRRADQLLLVRRADNGHWTPITGIPDPGEEPAAAAAREALEETGVRIRVDRLAATGVHGEIVHANGDRATYLDLTFACTWLDGEAHVADDESSDVRWWPLSALPPMSDIMTARIEAATSGETAARFVAPVGAGDEAPPPVLAPPVPVLGVDACPAGWVGVVIDPERRASVFVAPDITGLVDLVRERHDVPVVAVDIPIGLPDGGGRQADAEARRVLVGKASSVFSTPVRAAVEAATYEEARAANLAATGGRTSVSAQAYALREKVLQVDAWVRGRPGARVIEVHPEVSFARMTGAPLLARKKDADGVRARREALAAHGIVAPAWFRGAGFGEDDLLDACAVAWTAVRHALGASESYPEVPEVFSDGIPAAIWV; this is encoded by the coding sequence GTGAGCCCCGTCCCTGACTTCGTCCTCGCGCTGCGCGACAAGATCGGTCACGACCCGCTGTGGCTGCCCGGGGTCACGGCCGTCGTACGACGCGCCGACCAGCTGCTGCTGGTGCGCCGCGCCGACAACGGCCACTGGACCCCGATCACCGGGATCCCCGACCCGGGGGAGGAGCCGGCGGCGGCCGCGGCGCGCGAGGCACTGGAGGAGACCGGTGTCCGGATCCGGGTGGACCGGCTCGCCGCGACGGGTGTCCACGGCGAGATCGTCCACGCCAACGGTGACCGTGCGACGTACCTCGACCTGACCTTCGCCTGCACCTGGCTCGATGGTGAGGCCCACGTGGCCGACGACGAGTCGAGCGACGTGCGGTGGTGGCCGCTGTCCGCGCTCCCGCCGATGAGCGACATCATGACCGCGCGCATCGAGGCCGCCACCAGCGGCGAGACCGCGGCACGGTTCGTCGCCCCCGTGGGTGCCGGTGACGAAGCGCCGCCGCCGGTCCTCGCTCCTCCCGTGCCCGTGCTCGGCGTGGACGCCTGCCCGGCCGGGTGGGTCGGGGTCGTGATCGACCCGGAGCGCCGCGCCTCGGTCTTCGTCGCACCCGACATCACCGGCCTCGTCGACCTCGTCCGCGAGCGGCACGACGTCCCGGTGGTCGCGGTCGACATCCCGATCGGGCTGCCCGACGGGGGCGGACGCCAGGCTGACGCCGAGGCCCGCCGCGTCCTCGTGGGCAAGGCCTCGTCGGTGTTCTCCACGCCGGTGCGCGCCGCGGTCGAGGCCGCGACCTACGAGGAGGCCCGGGCGGCCAACCTCGCGGCGACCGGTGGGCGCACCAGCGTCAGTGCCCAGGCGTACGCCCTGCGCGAGAAGGTGCTGCAGGTCGACGCGTGGGTGCGGGGACGCCCCGGCGCCCGGGTGATCGAGGTCCACCCCGAGGTGAGCTTCGCCCGGATGACCGGGGCGCCGCTGCTGGCCCGCAAGAAGGACGCCGACGGGGTCCGCGCCCGCCGCGAGGCGCTCGCCGCCCACGGCATCGTGGCGCCCGCGTGGTTCCGCGGCGCCGGCTTCGGCGAGGACGACCTGCTCGACGCGTGCGCCGTCGCGTGGACGGCCGTGCGCCACGCGCTGGGGGCCTCCGAGTCGTACCCCGAGGTGCCCGAGGTCTTCTCCGACGGGATCCCCGCGGCGATCTGGGTCTGA